In Populus trichocarpa isolate Nisqually-1 chromosome 12, P.trichocarpa_v4.1, whole genome shotgun sequence, a genomic segment contains:
- the LOC7487124 gene encoding protein LEO1 homolog yields MGEEKRHQMMQNLFGDQSEEEEEIDSEHESNPQPNYASDEAEGELRNDGEGEGEGEVDGQEDVHVESEGEMREVEPDPGESEGEREQSSQEVDIGDQRDESDAKDSDSDAKEEYGHRVATSRRRDVIESGSEEHHYVDHEDEEVDQARSPSKSPEEEKDQAQNAQSAPAIRDVFGDSEDEEEDAYAVRNDIEQDSNRSPMEEEESYEKNLRPEDMLADEDAQYESEEENREAKPKEKPLGPPLEIEMPFCPPPADPKKMNMIKVSNIMGIDPNQFDPKTYVEEKTFVTDESGAQKRIRLENNIVRWRTVKNPDGSNSVESNARFVRWSDGSLQLLIGNEVLDISVQDAQQDQTHLFLRHNKSLLQSQGRILRKMRFMPSSLSSNSHRLLTALVDSRHRKAYKVKNCITDIDPEREKEEKEKAESQTIRANVLLNRKREKVSRKYTPNVERRRQLSPGFLEGALDEDDEPDYYNSRRSRRFEEDLEVEARAEKRIMNAKKGQRDIPRKSDMSAVKSSKRPVDFSDSEREESEYETDGDEYERSPVHKRVDEPEHEYEEEEEHYEEDTEVNGASEEEEEPKQKGKEFGSSRKRIGFESEEDSPPRKIQSGRRMTVVYDSDEE; encoded by the exons ATGGGGGAGGAGAAGAGGCATCAGATGATGCAGAACTTGTTCGGCGATCAgtccgaagaagaagaagagatcgaTTCTGAGCACGAATCCAATCCCCAGCCCAATTATGCTTCC GATGAAGCTGAGGGAGAGCTGAGGAATGACGGTGAAGGTGAAGGTGAAGGTGAAGTTGACGGGCAGGAGGATGTACATGTGGAAAGTGAAGGTGAAATGCGTGAAGTAGAACCTGATCCTGGAGAAAGTGAGGGTGAAAGAGAACAAAGTTCCCAAGAGGTAGATATCGGTGATCAGAGGGATGAAAGTGATGCAAAAGATTCTGACAGTGATGCTAAAGAAGAGTATGGTCACAGAGTGGCTACCAGCCGCAGACGTGATGTAATTGAAAGTGGTTCAGAGGAACATCATTATGTTGATCATGAAGATGAGGAGGTCGATCAAGCTAGAAGTCCAAG CAAATCACCTGAGGAGGAGAAAGATCAGGCTCAAAATGCACAATCGGCTCCTGCGATTCGTGATGTGTTTGGGGACTCTGAGGATGAAGAAGAGGATGCATATGCAGTTCGTAATGACATTGAGCAAGATTCTAAT AGGTCTCCTATGGAAGAGGAGGAAAGTTATGAAAAGAACCTGAGACCAGAGGATATGCTAGCTGACGAAGATGCTCAATATGAGTCAGAAGAGGAGAACCGAGAGGCTAAACCTAAAGAGAAGCCACTTGGCCCCCCATTGGAGATAGAGATGCCATTTTGCCCACCTCCAGCCGATCCTAAGAAG ATGAACATGATTAAAGTATCCAATATTATGGGCATTGACCCCAACCAATTTGATCCTAAGACGTATGTGGAAGAGAAAACATTTGTGACAGATGAATCTGGAGCTCAAAAACGAATACGCCTAGAAAACAATATTGTACGATGGAGGACTGTTAAGAATCCTGATGGCTCGAATTCG GTTGAAAGCAATGCACGCTTCGTGAGATGGTCTGATGGTAGTCTACAGTTATTAATTGGGAATGAAGTTCTTGATATATCTGTGCAAGATGCGCAACAGGATCAAACACACCTTTTTCTTAGACATAACAAG TCACTTCTTCAATCACAAGGAAGAATATTAAGGAAGATGAGGTTTATGCCATCATCATTGTCATCAAATTCCCATAGGCTATTGACTGCCCTTGTTGACTCTCGCCATAGAAAGGCTTATAAAGTTAAGAACTGCATCACCGACATCGATCctgagagagaaaaggaggaaaaggaaaag GCTGAAAGTCAGACAATAAGAGCAAATGTACTTCTCAACCGAAAGAGGGAAAAGGTGAGCCGGAAATATACACCAAATGTAGAGAGGAGGCGCCAACTATCACCAGGATTTTTAGAGGGTGCTCTTGATGAG GACGATGAACCAGATTACTATAACTCTCGTCGTTCTCGCCGCTTTGAGGAAGATCTGGAAGTTGAAGCTCGAGCAGAGAAACGCATTATGAATGCTAAGAAG GGACAGAGAGACATTCCGCGGAAGTCTGATATGTCTGCTGTGAAATCATCAAAGCGCCCAGTGGATTTCTCTGATAGTGAAAGAGAGGAATCTGAGTATGAAACTGATGGAGATGAATATGAGAGGTCTCCAGTTCATAAGAGGGTTGATGAACCAGAGCATGAGtatgaagaagaggaagaacacTATGAGGAAGACACAGAAGTTAATGGAGCCTCAGAGGAGGAAGAG GAGCCAAAGCAAAAGGGGAAGGAATTTGGCAGCAGTCGCAAGAGGATTGGGTTTGAGTCGGAAGAGGACTCTCCTCCAAGAAAGATTCAATCGGGTCGTCGAATGACAGTGGTGTATGATAGTGACGAGGAATGA